In the Gymnodinialimonas sp. 202GB13-11 genome, one interval contains:
- the pheS gene encoding phenylalanine--tRNA ligase subunit alpha: protein MDGLDDLRKSWLDRIGGATDEGALEEFRVAALGKKGEISLKMRELGKMTPEERQVAGPALNALKDEVNAAIVAKKAGLADAALDERLKAEWLDVTLPSRPRRQGTIHPVSQVMEEVTAIFADMGFSVAEGPQIETDFYNFDALNIPGHHPARAEMDTFYTHRKEGDNRPPHVLRTHTSPVQIRHMEQHGAPCRIIAPGRVYRADYDQTHTPMFHQVEGLVLGEDISMANLKWVLEEFYSAFFGVAVKTRFRASHFPFVEPGAEVDIQCSFEGGTVKVGEGDDWLEILGSGMVHPKVLEAGKIDPSKYQGFAFGMGIDRIAMLKYGIPDLRDFFASDLRWLRHYGFAALEVPTVHAGV, encoded by the coding sequence ATGGACGGCTTGGACGATCTTCGCAAAAGCTGGCTGGACCGCATCGGCGGGGCCACAGATGAAGGCGCTTTGGAAGAGTTTCGTGTAGCGGCCCTGGGCAAAAAGGGCGAGATCAGCCTGAAAATGCGCGAGTTGGGCAAGATGACCCCGGAAGAGCGTCAGGTTGCCGGCCCCGCGCTGAACGCGCTGAAGGATGAGGTCAACGCGGCGATCGTTGCGAAGAAGGCCGGTCTGGCCGATGCGGCGCTTGATGAGCGACTGAAGGCGGAATGGCTGGATGTGACCTTGCCGTCGCGTCCGCGCCGTCAAGGCACCATTCATCCGGTGTCACAAGTCATGGAAGAGGTCACGGCAATCTTCGCCGATATGGGTTTCTCTGTCGCGGAAGGTCCGCAGATCGAGACGGATTTCTACAATTTCGACGCGCTCAATATCCCCGGCCACCACCCCGCGCGGGCCGAGATGGACACGTTTTATACGCACCGGAAGGAGGGCGATAATCGCCCGCCGCATGTGTTGCGCACCCATACCAGCCCCGTGCAGATCCGCCATATGGAACAGCACGGCGCGCCCTGCCGCATCATTGCGCCGGGCCGTGTTTATCGCGCCGATTACGACCAGACCCACACACCGATGTTCCATCAGGTCGAGGGGTTGGTTCTGGGTGAAGACATCTCCATGGCGAACCTCAAGTGGGTGCTGGAAGAGTTTTACTCCGCCTTCTTCGGTGTCGCCGTCAAAACCCGCTTCCGCGCCTCGCACTTCCCGTTTGTGGAACCGGGGGCCGAAGTCGACATTCAATGCAGCTTCGAAGGCGGCACAGTGAAGGTTGGTGAGGGTGACGATTGGTTGGAAATCCTGGGCTCCGGTATGGTCCACCCCAAGGTGCTTGAGGCCGGCAAGATCGACCCGTCCAAGTACCAGGGCTTCGCGTTTGGCATGGGCATCGACCGGATTGCGATGCTGAAATACGGCATCCCCGACCTGCGCGACTTCTTCGCAAGCGACTTGCGGTGGCTGCGCCACTATGGATTTGCAGCGCTTGAGGTCCCGACGGTGCACGCAGGGGTGTGA
- a CDS encoding OmpA family protein, producing the protein MAIFNKRRKADEAREEAGQRLAHAARRADHYRKLVATPSVLAAAGLFTLSGIAGGFLATGQTAAVRTPAAPVQPAVVPVAAVPEAPMPPTLIDMTGADAETASVVPVARPAELEAVLDLAEASADATPEEPEEQIFTSLSIDAATGREERRAIRPALTEAQAEVCRENLAAAADRLSVRFSASSTDAAPEDLDAAFSFAEGVASCAGLRILVRGHADATGDETQNLLLSWERAEAIIEAIEAAGHDTSIYEPVGYGSRQLLSDAPAEQAEALSRRVEFAVVPLRQ; encoded by the coding sequence ATGGCGATCTTCAATAAGCGTCGCAAAGCCGACGAGGCACGGGAAGAGGCGGGACAGCGCCTTGCACATGCCGCACGCCGCGCCGATCATTACCGCAAGCTGGTGGCGACGCCGTCGGTTCTTGCCGCAGCAGGCTTGTTCACCCTTTCAGGCATTGCCGGTGGTTTCCTTGCAACCGGTCAAACCGCAGCGGTTCGCACGCCAGCCGCACCAGTGCAGCCCGCCGTTGTTCCTGTCGCAGCCGTGCCCGAGGCACCGATGCCGCCGACGCTGATCGACATGACCGGCGCAGATGCCGAAACGGCAAGCGTCGTTCCAGTGGCACGCCCGGCTGAACTTGAGGCAGTGCTGGACCTTGCCGAAGCAAGCGCGGACGCCACGCCCGAGGAACCGGAAGAGCAAATTTTCACCTCCCTTTCGATTGATGCGGCAACGGGACGGGAAGAACGGCGGGCAATCCGCCCTGCCCTGACCGAAGCGCAGGCGGAGGTGTGCCGGGAGAACTTGGCAGCCGCCGCAGATCGCCTGTCGGTTCGGTTCTCGGCCAGCTCTACTGACGCAGCACCTGAGGATCTTGATGCCGCCTTCTCGTTCGCAGAAGGTGTAGCAAGCTGTGCAGGCCTTCGCATCCTGGTACGCGGCCATGCCGATGCCACCGGAGACGAGACGCAGAACCTCTTGCTGTCTTGGGAACGGGCCGAAGCCATCATCGAGGCAATCGAGGCGGCTGGCCACGACACATCGATTTATGAACCCGTCGGCTATGGGTCGCGTCAACTTCTGAGCGATGCCCCTGCAGAACAAGCCGAAGCCCTCAGCCGCCGCGTTGAATTCGCGGTCGTGCCCTTGCGTCAGTAA